A part of Deltaproteobacteria bacterium genomic DNA contains:
- a CDS encoding mannose-1-phosphate guanylyltransferase, which translates to MNLYPVIMAGGSGTRFWPLSRKQRPKQFLPLVSQKPLIAETAERLPPLAKIQDSYVVCGKAHAAAVKKLVPKLPAAHILVEPAARNTAPAIGLAAAVIAKKDPTGILVVLPSDHHVADVPGFRKALAEAAHYADRGALVTLGIKPSRPETGYGYIQLGDRIERGPGHRVRAFVEKPDAARAAQYLEGGQHAWNAGIFLFRADAILLEIREHMPELADGLDALSPHVGKPSFARALAKIFPKLPSVSIDYGVMEKARNIVVVPSEFGWSDVGSFAALPEVRPADGQGNVVSGMALPVSSRGCVILADPKRPIAVVGVDDLIVVDAGDAILVCPKSRAQEVRKAVEELEKRKLSRFI; encoded by the coding sequence GTGAACCTCTATCCCGTCATCATGGCTGGCGGCTCGGGCACGCGCTTCTGGCCCTTGTCGCGCAAGCAGCGCCCCAAGCAGTTCCTCCCGCTCGTCTCGCAGAAGCCGCTCATCGCCGAGACCGCCGAGCGACTGCCGCCGCTGGCGAAGATCCAGGACAGCTATGTCGTCTGCGGCAAGGCGCATGCGGCCGCGGTGAAGAAGCTCGTGCCCAAGCTGCCCGCCGCGCACATCCTCGTGGAGCCCGCCGCGCGCAACACGGCGCCGGCCATTGGGCTCGCGGCGGCCGTCATCGCCAAGAAGGATCCGACGGGGATCCTGGTGGTGCTCCCGAGCGATCACCACGTGGCCGACGTGCCCGGCTTCCGCAAGGCGCTGGCCGAGGCCGCGCACTACGCCGATCGCGGCGCGCTGGTGACCCTGGGCATCAAGCCCTCGCGGCCGGAGACGGGCTACGGCTACATCCAGCTCGGCGATCGCATCGAGCGCGGGCCCGGACACCGCGTGCGCGCGTTCGTGGAGAAGCCGGACGCCGCCCGCGCCGCGCAGTACCTCGAGGGCGGCCAGCACGCGTGGAACGCGGGCATCTTCCTCTTCCGCGCCGACGCCATCCTGCTCGAGATCCGCGAGCACATGCCCGAGCTCGCCGACGGCCTCGACGCCCTCTCGCCGCACGTGGGCAAGCCGAGCTTCGCCCGCGCGCTGGCCAAGATCTTTCCCAAGCTGCCGAGCGTGAGCATCGACTACGGCGTGATGGAGAAGGCGCGAAACATCGTGGTCGTGCCCAGCGAGTTCGGCTGGAGCGACGTGGGCTCGTTCGCCGCGCTGCCCGAGGTGCGGCCCGCGGACGGCCAGGGCAACGTGGTGAGCGGCATGGCCCTGCCGGTGTCGTCGCGCGGGTGCGTGATCCTCGCGGATCCGAAGCGGCCCATCGCGGTCGTCGGCGTGGACGACCTGATCGTCGTCGACGCGGGCGACGCCATCCTCGTGTGCCCCAAGTCGCGCGCGCAGGAGGTGCGCAAGGCCGTGGAGGAGCTGGAGAAGCGCAAGCTCTCGCGGTTCATCTGA
- a CDS encoding phosphomannomutase/phosphoglucomutase has translation MNPHIFREYDIRGLVDKDLTEEVANLLGLGLGTTVRRKGGKTVVLGRDCRESSDRFRDAMIPGLTSTGVNVIDIGVVPTPLTYFAANTLPEVDGLAMITGSHNPKEYNGFKMGAGKTTFHGHEIQALRQLIEKRDFEKGAGFVRQHDIITPYQKFVRETVKVGPRKLKIVIDAGNGVGGAVAVPMFKAMGYEVIDQYCEMDANFPHHHPDPTVVENMHDLIKRVKAEKADVGIAYDGDADRLGVVDDQGNILWGDQLMILFSRELLKQVPGATIVGEVKCSMTMYDDIAKHGGKPIMWKAGHSLIKAKMKETGAEMAGEMSGHIFWTNRYYGFDDGVYSSARLLEILSQAQKPMSQLLDDVPKTFASPEIRFDMPSEEKKFATVKKAIEICRKRGYEMVDVDGVRVIFPDGWGLIRASNTQPILVLRYEAKTEPRLKEIQKLIEGVLDEAQK, from the coding sequence ATGAATCCGCACATCTTCCGCGAGTACGACATCCGCGGGCTCGTGGATAAGGACCTCACCGAAGAGGTCGCGAATCTGCTCGGGCTCGGGCTGGGCACGACCGTGCGCCGCAAGGGCGGCAAGACCGTGGTCCTGGGCCGCGACTGCCGCGAGTCGAGCGACCGGTTCCGCGACGCGATGATCCCCGGGCTGACGTCGACCGGCGTGAACGTCATCGACATCGGCGTGGTGCCCACGCCGCTCACCTACTTTGCCGCGAACACGCTCCCCGAGGTCGACGGCCTGGCGATGATCACCGGCTCGCACAACCCGAAGGAGTACAACGGCTTCAAGATGGGCGCGGGGAAGACCACCTTCCACGGCCACGAGATCCAGGCCCTGCGCCAGCTCATCGAGAAGCGCGACTTCGAGAAGGGCGCAGGCTTCGTTCGCCAGCACGACATCATCACGCCGTACCAGAAGTTCGTGCGCGAGACGGTGAAGGTCGGTCCGCGGAAGCTGAAGATCGTCATCGACGCGGGCAACGGCGTGGGCGGCGCGGTGGCAGTGCCCATGTTCAAGGCCATGGGCTACGAGGTCATCGACCAGTACTGCGAGATGGACGCCAACTTCCCGCACCACCACCCGGATCCGACGGTCGTCGAGAACATGCACGACCTCATCAAGCGGGTGAAAGCCGAGAAGGCCGACGTGGGCATCGCCTACGACGGCGACGCGGATCGCCTCGGCGTGGTCGACGACCAGGGCAACATCCTCTGGGGCGACCAGCTGATGATCCTCTTCAGCCGCGAGCTGTTGAAGCAGGTGCCGGGCGCGACGATCGTCGGCGAGGTGAAGTGCTCGATGACGATGTACGACGACATCGCCAAGCACGGCGGCAAGCCCATCATGTGGAAGGCGGGGCACTCGCTCATCAAGGCCAAGATGAAGGAGACCGGCGCGGAGATGGCCGGCGAGATGAGCGGCCACATCTTCTGGACCAACCGCTACTACGGCTTCGACGACGGCGTGTACTCGAGCGCGCGGTTGCTGGAGATCCTCAGCCAGGCGCAGAAGCCGATGTCGCAGCTGCTGGACGACGTGCCCAAGACGTTCGCCAGCCCCGAGATCCGCTTCGACATGCCGAGCGAGGAGAAGAAGTTCGCCACGGTGAAGAAGGCCATCGAGATCTGCCGCAAGCGCGGCTACGAGATGGTCGACGTCGACGGCGTGCGCGTGATCTTCCCCGACGGCTGGGGCTTGATCCGTGCGTCGAACACGCAGCCGATCCTGGTGCTGCGCTACGAGGCGAAGACGGAGCCGCGGCTGAAGGAGATCCAGAAGCTCATCGAGGGCGTGCTGGACGAGGCGCAGAAGTAG
- a CDS encoding VCBS repeat-containing protein, with protein sequence MLPLLLASLAALPPIPPADQEPDPEASETVSDEAATTARAFCGGLKGQDPSKLLATLTTDFHARGLGPEPLDGAHFSDALFSHAANATVIRRCTFKPFQFQTNKAHDVAIAKLWLTLDGLDKDGKRFADHGDVEARLIRKDGKLVFAELELEPRKWTSGGAPVFSDVTRALGVDQSFEKKVELRSLVGGHDNGGLSIADYDGDGDLDIYVCRDGKNLLYRNDGDGHFTEVAQKAGVADPGNGRAAIFVDLDNDGDLDLFVANKANEKNGRGNRLYRNDGHGHFTDVTESAGVGQVGPYTHVTAADIDGDGLIDLYVAAYGEESRHPGPTLLDAHNGRPNLLLHNLGHLKFEELGKKASVAGREWSYAAELADLDGDHKPELIVINDWGAPRLYQNLSTPGHVKFKEITKESGIVDPGNGMGVDIGDVDGDGKPDIHISKMYSTAGNRLLSQVVPGDPHWLDVARNAARGDSLFHNDGNLHFTEVGEAAGIRRGGWAWSCEMADVDDDGDLDLFVTNGFHTGQREDEL encoded by the coding sequence ATGCTGCCGCTCCTCCTCGCCTCGCTCGCCGCGCTGCCCCCGATTCCGCCCGCGGATCAGGAGCCGGATCCGGAGGCCTCGGAGACCGTGTCCGACGAAGCCGCGACGACCGCGCGCGCGTTCTGCGGCGGGCTGAAGGGACAAGATCCGTCGAAGCTGCTGGCCACGCTCACGACTGATTTTCACGCGCGCGGACTCGGCCCCGAGCCGCTCGACGGCGCGCATTTTTCCGACGCGCTCTTCTCGCACGCAGCCAACGCAACCGTGATCCGGCGCTGCACCTTCAAACCGTTCCAGTTCCAGACCAACAAGGCGCACGACGTCGCGATCGCGAAGCTGTGGCTCACGCTCGACGGCCTCGACAAGGACGGCAAGCGCTTCGCGGATCACGGCGACGTCGAGGCGCGCTTGATCCGCAAGGACGGCAAGCTCGTGTTCGCCGAGCTCGAGCTCGAGCCGCGCAAGTGGACCTCCGGCGGCGCGCCCGTGTTCAGCGACGTGACGCGCGCGCTCGGGGTGGACCAGAGCTTCGAGAAGAAGGTCGAGCTGCGCAGCCTCGTGGGCGGCCACGACAACGGCGGGCTCTCGATCGCCGACTACGACGGCGACGGCGACCTCGACATCTACGTCTGTCGCGACGGCAAGAACCTCCTCTACCGCAACGACGGCGACGGCCACTTCACCGAGGTCGCGCAGAAAGCGGGCGTCGCAGATCCGGGCAACGGCCGCGCCGCGATCTTCGTGGACCTCGACAACGACGGCGACCTCGACCTCTTCGTCGCCAACAAGGCCAACGAGAAGAATGGCCGCGGCAACCGCCTCTATCGCAACGACGGCCACGGCCACTTCACCGACGTCACCGAATCCGCGGGCGTGGGCCAGGTGGGGCCGTACACGCACGTCACGGCCGCGGACATCGACGGCGATGGGCTCATCGACTTGTACGTCGCGGCGTACGGTGAAGAGTCGCGGCACCCGGGCCCGACGCTGCTCGACGCGCACAACGGCCGTCCCAACTTGCTGCTGCACAACCTCGGTCATCTCAAATTCGAGGAGCTCGGCAAGAAGGCTAGCGTGGCCGGGCGCGAGTGGAGCTACGCGGCCGAGCTCGCGGATCTCGATGGCGATCACAAACCGGAGCTCATCGTCATCAACGACTGGGGCGCGCCGCGGCTCTACCAGAACCTCTCCACGCCCGGACACGTGAAGTTCAAGGAGATCACCAAGGAGAGCGGCATCGTCGATCCCGGCAACGGCATGGGCGTCGACATCGGCGACGTGGACGGCGACGGCAAGCCCGACATCCACATCTCGAAAATGTATTCGACCGCGGGCAATCGCTTGCTCTCGCAGGTCGTGCCCGGCGATCCGCACTGGCTCGACGTGGCGCGCAACGCCGCCCGCGGCGACAGCCTCTTTCACAACGACGGCAACCTGCACTTCACCGAGGTCGGCGAGGCGGCTGGCATTCGTCGCGGCGGCTGGGCGTGGAGCTGCGAGATGGCCGACGTCGACGACGACGGCGATCTGGATCTCTTCGTCACCAACGGCTTCCACACCGGGCAAAGAGAAGACGAGCTTTGA
- a CDS encoding CRTAC1 family protein produces the protein MVALPLVTLLLAGAPAAAIAPNTPNELPGVNPADLPDRCPANQLSISEDDFGWDLFMKGMRAKNKDADKDVMYIDLMLHGDMRLQPLPVLMTFMKESNFFTRRDELYPKFEKRIEAIPDAKERMRAWGNYAMTLVYLGDFKKVVSFFAEGPKAKSFLTEPTVTFAIANAYWRLKAYPEASKFARLAFKLDDQLDSRWMLMLSDVGLHGKDWEAKHDDAEYSTKFVSEIFPAKDWSGIPFENVTDALGVDKLGGTGSVTWYDLDGDGWDELIWERKFFPYQIYKNNQGTLSKVDPKKLGTNDCTMIIATPGDFDNDGKPDIFRHCCNYDGAGPSVLLKNRGELTFDDITKGSGVENNTGYGMVVAWADYDLDGWLDLAVGDANATTRLYHNTGHGTFTEVTKAAGTTTPGKVDNLFGTVGVAWGDLNDDGYPDLFIQGWGWKRLFMNNKDGTFKDVTKAAHLNEDPAIKGYTNQIFDYDNDGKLDLYTGQYVVSSGVKWGFAPICTCSNLLKREGYQKREWQHASTIYKNMGDGTFKDMAADTHFIPLGTMGADNGDWDNDGDQDIVMGAGGPFFQQAEPFLFYENLGNGKFALRTPFYDLSLWGKGHGASFGDYDHDGNLDLAINNGGATPGDIWPSMVLHNKGNANHWFEIGFKGNVAGGTNSQAIGARVKVTAGGKTYLQELWTGSRFGAANTSRLHFGMAKNTKIDKIEIRWPNKKLNTTVLTNVDVDQAIELDETTGKFKQLWSFPHGEGLPNAKPAAVTMAAPK, from the coding sequence ATGGTCGCTTTGCCGCTTGTCACCCTGCTGCTTGCGGGCGCTCCCGCCGCAGCGATCGCCCCCAACACGCCCAACGAGCTCCCCGGCGTGAACCCAGCAGACTTGCCGGACCGCTGCCCGGCGAACCAGCTGTCCATCTCCGAGGACGACTTCGGCTGGGACCTTTTCATGAAGGGCATGCGCGCCAAGAACAAGGATGCCGACAAGGACGTGATGTACATCGACCTCATGCTCCACGGGGACATGCGCCTGCAGCCCCTGCCCGTGCTGATGACGTTCATGAAGGAGTCCAACTTCTTCACGCGGCGCGACGAGCTGTACCCCAAGTTCGAGAAGCGAATCGAGGCCATCCCCGACGCCAAGGAGCGAATGCGCGCCTGGGGCAACTACGCCATGACCCTGGTGTACCTGGGCGACTTCAAGAAGGTCGTCTCCTTCTTCGCCGAGGGGCCCAAGGCCAAGTCGTTCCTCACCGAGCCCACCGTCACCTTCGCCATCGCCAATGCCTACTGGCGCCTCAAGGCGTACCCCGAGGCCAGCAAGTTCGCCCGCCTTGCCTTCAAGCTCGACGACCAGCTCGACTCCCGCTGGATGCTCATGCTCAGCGACGTCGGTCTCCACGGCAAGGACTGGGAGGCCAAGCACGACGACGCCGAGTACTCCACCAAGTTCGTCTCGGAGATCTTTCCCGCCAAGGACTGGAGCGGCATCCCCTTCGAGAACGTCACCGACGCGCTCGGCGTGGACAAGCTCGGCGGCACCGGCAGCGTCACCTGGTACGACCTCGACGGCGACGGCTGGGACGAGCTCATCTGGGAGCGCAAGTTCTTCCCGTACCAGATCTACAAGAACAACCAGGGCACGCTCTCCAAGGTCGACCCCAAGAAGCTGGGCACCAACGACTGCACGATGATCATCGCCACGCCCGGCGACTTCGATAACGACGGCAAGCCCGACATCTTCCGGCACTGCTGCAACTACGACGGCGCCGGCCCCAGCGTGCTCTTGAAGAACAGGGGCGAGCTGACCTTCGACGACATCACCAAGGGCTCGGGCGTGGAGAACAACACCGGCTACGGCATGGTCGTCGCGTGGGCCGACTACGACCTCGATGGCTGGTTGGACCTCGCCGTGGGCGACGCGAACGCGACCACGCGCCTGTACCACAACACCGGCCACGGCACGTTCACCGAGGTCACCAAGGCCGCGGGCACCACCACGCCGGGCAAGGTGGACAACCTCTTCGGCACGGTGGGCGTCGCCTGGGGCGATCTCAACGACGACGGCTACCCCGATCTCTTCATCCAGGGCTGGGGCTGGAAGCGCCTGTTCATGAACAACAAGGACGGCACCTTCAAGGACGTCACCAAGGCCGCGCACTTGAACGAGGACCCGGCGATCAAGGGCTACACCAACCAGATCTTCGACTACGACAACGACGGCAAGCTCGACCTCTACACCGGCCAGTACGTGGTGAGCTCCGGCGTGAAGTGGGGCTTCGCGCCCATCTGCACCTGCTCGAACCTGCTCAAGCGCGAGGGCTACCAGAAGCGCGAGTGGCAGCACGCGTCGACGATCTACAAGAACATGGGCGACGGCACCTTCAAGGACATGGCCGCCGACACCCACTTCATCCCGCTGGGCACCATGGGCGCCGACAACGGCGACTGGGACAACGACGGCGACCAGGACATCGTGATGGGCGCGGGCGGGCCGTTCTTCCAGCAGGCCGAGCCGTTCCTGTTCTACGAGAACCTGGGCAACGGCAAGTTCGCCCTGCGCACGCCGTTCTATGACCTGAGCCTCTGGGGCAAGGGCCACGGCGCCTCGTTCGGCGACTACGACCACGACGGCAATCTGGATCTCGCGATCAACAACGGCGGCGCCACGCCCGGCGACATCTGGCCCAGCATGGTGCTTCACAACAAGGGCAACGCGAACCACTGGTTCGAGATCGGCTTCAAGGGCAACGTGGCCGGCGGCACCAACAGCCAGGCCATCGGCGCGCGGGTGAAGGTCACCGCCGGCGGCAAGACGTATCTCCAGGAGCTCTGGACGGGCAGCCGCTTCGGCGCCGCGAACACCAGCCGCCTGCACTTCGGCATGGCCAAGAACACCAAGATCGACAAGATCGAGATCCGCTGGCCGAACAAGAAGCTGAACACCACGGTGCTCACCAACGTGGACGTGGACCAGGCCATCGAGCTCGACGAGACCACGGGCAAGTTCAAGCAGCTCTGGAGCTTCCCGCACGGCGAAGGGCTGCCGAATGCGAAGCCCGCGGCCGTGACCATGGCGGCGCCGAAGTAG
- a CDS encoding pilus assembly protein: protein MNKLKRQRGQAAVETAIVMPLNIFLLLSIIQFGLISQARYMAKYAAYRAARVGSMQHADKTKMLAAAQAAVLPVLAMPSVTWLTNASNPGAMEVIQPTNNFSSVMKKTLLLKLNNTIPPGMDFVKVVVCGPLKDDVTNITEESLNSNGSSSQVDFDDPRATLDLPSGWSPQSDLKKFLATKLRVQVQLNYVMPIPFANWIISRAYLAMTVPEVLRMGSENNPWGPYVGSNLWLANQMHIYIAPIFENYAMRMQSNLYLKGQDTQLPSENECVSFAKANDNK from the coding sequence ATGAACAAGCTCAAGCGACAGCGCGGGCAGGCAGCGGTGGAGACGGCGATCGTCATGCCGCTCAACATCTTCCTGCTGCTCTCCATCATCCAGTTCGGCCTGATCAGCCAGGCCCGCTACATGGCCAAGTACGCGGCCTACCGCGCGGCGCGCGTGGGCTCCATGCAGCACGCCGACAAGACCAAGATGCTCGCGGCCGCGCAGGCGGCGGTGCTCCCGGTGCTGGCCATGCCCAGCGTCACCTGGCTCACCAACGCCAGCAACCCAGGCGCCATGGAGGTCATTCAGCCCACCAACAACTTCTCGTCGGTGATGAAGAAGACCCTCCTCCTCAAGCTCAACAACACCATCCCCCCGGGCATGGACTTCGTGAAGGTGGTGGTCTGCGGCCCGCTGAAGGATGACGTCACCAACATCACCGAGGAGTCGCTGAACAGCAACGGCTCCAGCAGCCAGGTCGACTTCGACGACCCGCGCGCCACGTTGGACCTGCCCTCGGGCTGGAGCCCGCAGAGCGACCTGAAGAAGTTCCTGGCCACCAAGCTGCGCGTGCAGGTGCAGCTCAACTACGTGATGCCCATTCCGTTCGCGAACTGGATCATCTCGCGCGCCTACCTGGCCATGACCGTGCCCGAGGTGCTGCGCATGGGCTCCGAGAACAACCCCTGGGGTCCGTATGTGGGCTCCAACCTCTGGCTCGCCAACCAGATGCACATCTACATCGCGCCCATCTTCGAGAACTACGCGATGCGCATGCAGAGCAACCTGTACCTCAAAGGCCAAGACACGCAGCTGCCCTCCGAGAACGAGTGCGTGAGCTTCGCCAAGGCCAACGATAACAAGTGA
- a CDS encoding TonB-dependent receptor → MRLLLAGLLLATLSVPRAFADSANADAQADAGPKGVLTKPPALVTFVPAPYPPDAEAQHLQGEVVLQVDIDDKGHVADAQVLQGAGHGFDEAALGAVKQFVFSPAEIDNAPAPVRIQYRYSFTLAPETPDAGPEGTDAGPPEPKHQVTFEGRALERGTRKPLAFADVVVAEPDGGSGSAPSTTKTDEKGHFEFEDLPPGTYSVVVSLADHQRFETQEAVAPGQATHATYYVMANSYSGFESTVTAERVRKEVARTTLSEEEIRLIPGTQGDALKVVENLPGVARAPYGIGLLIVRGSKPWDTRVYIDDAVVPQLFHFGGLTSVYNADLLQDITFSPGNFNVDHGRAIGGLITAASRPPDANAIHGYVNANVIDASVLLEGPINDQLSFAIAGRRSYIDALLNQFLPKSFGLNFTLAPRYYDYQARLDWHPPGKRDHLTVTVFGSDDALALLLDNAADIDPEARASFETHIGFHVLSANWTHKYTDNLTQKLSLQTGLNILDNSLGEDIRGDTRSSITAVHELFDWQVLNSLTLEGGLDVFYAPYKYTAEVPAAEFYQVEQLPDPITSRELVSAEATGKILEPSLLAQAFWQPTPKLRIIPGVRLDWYEDLHAVRADPRIAAFQQLGETTTLKAAVGLYHQPPDYRLGLTTPKLGNPDLQPEGAEQYMLGVEHDFGSGFTLDVQGYFKWLFAQVQTTDAIVVRDGVQVPERYDNGGVGRSYGLELLFRKQLTRNLFGWVSYSLEHTEVCNSQFTLNNVRPDCSTFGSKGWSIFPLDQPHHLIAILSYKLPQNWIVGVRGQYASGNPVTPVTTSVYDADGDLYIPIPGDFFSERVPAFFQLDARVDKRFVFEKWMLTLYLDVQNITNRRNPEYTLYNFDYTKIAYLSGLPIIPSFGVKGEF, encoded by the coding sequence ATGCGCCTGCTCCTCGCCGGTCTGCTGCTCGCGACGCTGAGTGTTCCGCGCGCGTTCGCGGACAGCGCCAACGCCGACGCGCAGGCCGACGCCGGCCCCAAGGGCGTGCTCACCAAGCCGCCCGCGCTGGTCACGTTCGTGCCCGCGCCCTACCCGCCCGACGCCGAGGCGCAGCACCTGCAAGGCGAAGTGGTGCTGCAGGTGGACATCGACGACAAAGGCCACGTCGCCGATGCGCAGGTGCTCCAGGGCGCAGGCCACGGCTTCGACGAAGCGGCGCTCGGCGCGGTGAAGCAGTTCGTGTTCTCGCCCGCGGAAATCGACAACGCGCCCGCGCCGGTGCGGATCCAATATCGCTACAGCTTCACCCTCGCGCCCGAGACGCCCGACGCCGGCCCCGAAGGCACCGACGCCGGGCCGCCCGAGCCCAAGCACCAGGTGACGTTCGAAGGCCGCGCGCTCGAGCGCGGAACGCGCAAGCCGCTCGCGTTCGCGGACGTCGTCGTGGCCGAGCCGGACGGCGGATCCGGATCCGCCCCGAGCACGACCAAGACCGACGAGAAGGGCCACTTCGAGTTCGAGGACTTGCCGCCGGGGACGTACTCCGTCGTCGTGTCGCTGGCGGATCACCAGCGCTTCGAGACGCAAGAAGCCGTCGCGCCGGGGCAGGCCACGCACGCCACGTACTATGTGATGGCGAACAGCTACTCGGGCTTCGAGAGCACGGTCACCGCCGAGCGCGTGCGCAAGGAAGTCGCGCGCACCACGCTCAGCGAAGAGGAGATCCGGCTCATCCCGGGCACGCAGGGCGACGCGCTCAAAGTTGTCGAGAACCTGCCTGGCGTCGCGCGAGCGCCTTATGGAATTGGATTGTTGATTGTCCGCGGCTCCAAGCCCTGGGACACGCGCGTGTACATCGACGACGCCGTGGTGCCGCAGCTCTTCCACTTCGGTGGACTCACCAGCGTCTACAACGCGGATCTGTTGCAGGACATCACCTTCAGCCCCGGCAACTTCAACGTCGACCACGGCCGCGCCATCGGCGGGCTCATCACCGCCGCCTCGCGCCCGCCGGATGCGAACGCCATCCACGGCTACGTGAACGCCAACGTCATCGACGCCAGCGTGCTCCTCGAGGGCCCGATCAATGACCAGCTCAGCTTCGCCATCGCCGGCCGGCGCAGCTACATCGACGCACTGTTGAATCAATTCCTGCCCAAGAGCTTCGGATTGAATTTCACACTTGCGCCGCGCTACTACGACTACCAGGCGCGCCTCGACTGGCATCCGCCGGGCAAGCGCGATCACCTCACGGTCACCGTCTTCGGCTCGGACGACGCGCTCGCCTTGCTCCTCGACAACGCCGCCGACATCGATCCCGAGGCCCGCGCCAGCTTCGAGACGCACATCGGCTTTCACGTGCTGAGCGCGAACTGGACGCACAAATACACGGACAACTTGACCCAGAAGCTCTCGCTGCAAACCGGGCTCAACATCCTCGACAACTCGCTCGGCGAGGACATCCGCGGCGACACACGTTCCAGCATCACCGCCGTGCACGAGCTCTTCGATTGGCAGGTACTCAATAGCCTCACGCTCGAAGGCGGCCTCGATGTCTTCTATGCACCTTACAAGTACACCGCCGAAGTACCGGCCGCGGAGTTCTATCAAGTCGAGCAGCTGCCCGATCCGATCACCTCGCGCGAGCTGGTGAGCGCCGAGGCGACGGGGAAGATCCTCGAGCCGTCGCTGCTCGCGCAGGCGTTCTGGCAGCCCACGCCGAAGCTCCGGATCATCCCTGGCGTGCGGCTCGACTGGTACGAGGACCTGCACGCCGTCCGCGCGGATCCGCGCATCGCCGCGTTCCAGCAGCTCGGCGAGACCACGACCTTGAAGGCCGCCGTCGGCCTGTATCACCAGCCGCCCGACTATCGACTGGGTCTGACCACGCCCAAGCTCGGCAATCCGGATCTGCAGCCCGAGGGCGCGGAGCAGTACATGCTCGGCGTGGAGCACGACTTCGGCAGCGGCTTCACGCTCGATGTTCAGGGCTACTTCAAGTGGCTGTTCGCCCAGGTGCAAACCACCGACGCCATCGTGGTGCGCGATGGCGTGCAGGTGCCCGAGCGCTACGACAACGGCGGCGTGGGCCGCAGCTACGGCCTCGAACTGCTGTTCCGCAAGCAGCTCACCCGGAACCTCTTCGGCTGGGTGAGCTACTCGCTCGAGCACACCGAAGTGTGCAATTCACAATTCACACTCAACAACGTCCGGCCGGACTGCAGCACCTTCGGCAGCAAGGGCTGGTCGATCTTCCCGCTCGATCAACCGCACCACCTCATCGCCATCCTCAGCTACAAGCTGCCCCAGAACTGGATCGTGGGCGTGCGCGGCCAGTACGCCAGCGGCAACCCGGTCACGCCCGTGACCACCAGCGTCTACGACGCGGACGGCGATCTCTACATCCCCATTCCGGGCGACTTCTTCTCGGAGCGCGTGCCCGCCTTCTTCCAGCTCGACGCGCGCGTGGACAAGCGCTTCGTCTTCGAGAAGTGGATGCTCACGCTCTACCTGGACGTGCAGAACATCACCAACCGCCGCAACCCGGAATATACACTTTATAATTTCGACTATACGAAGATCGCCTACCTCTCGGGGCTGCCCATCATCCCGTCCTTCGGCGTGAAGGGAGAGTTCTAG
- a CDS encoding ASPIC/UnbV domain-containing protein — MSFSGNERDPLFANDGTGHFEDVGYQANVDLPGDGRSSAFADLDGDGDLDLVVHQLNAPNLVVFRNDSDGSNKSIEVSLRGVKTNRMGLGAVVSACVADKCQSRELRAGHGYLSQGPALAHFGVGPAATAEVSVTWPTGVIQKLGTVPAGSKIRATEGKDGFENILVKKAQLGPPPAPVLSLQALVDANPGDAALAAAAKSGKPVLVNVWAPWCKPCSEEAPVLDSFRKAAQDKVETLALSMEPDAQKDTDALKALGSGWTLALSNPAQEAILARALDGIDLPATLAFDAQGRLAGGVVGKVSAESLQRLANRAGLHVP, encoded by the coding sequence ATGTCGTTCTCGGGCAACGAGCGCGACCCGCTCTTCGCCAACGACGGCACCGGCCACTTCGAGGACGTGGGCTACCAGGCCAACGTCGACCTGCCCGGCGACGGCCGCTCGAGCGCGTTCGCGGACCTCGACGGCGACGGCGATCTGGATCTCGTGGTGCACCAGCTCAACGCGCCCAACCTCGTCGTGTTTCGCAACGACAGCGACGGATCCAACAAATCGATCGAGGTCAGCCTGCGCGGCGTGAAGACGAATCGCATGGGCTTGGGCGCGGTGGTCAGCGCGTGCGTGGCCGACAAGTGCCAGAGCCGCGAGCTGCGCGCGGGCCATGGCTATTTGTCGCAGGGACCGGCGCTCGCGCACTTCGGAGTCGGCCCCGCAGCGACCGCGGAAGTCAGCGTCACCTGGCCCACGGGAGTGATTCAGAAGCTCGGGACCGTGCCCGCCGGATCCAAGATCCGCGCGACCGAAGGCAAGGACGGCTTCGAAAACATTTTGGTTAAGAAAGCGCAGCTCGGACCGCCGCCTGCCCCTGTGCTGAGCCTGCAAGCGCTCGTCGACGCCAACCCGGGCGACGCGGCGCTCGCCGCTGCCGCGAAGTCGGGCAAGCCGGTGCTGGTGAACGTCTGGGCGCCGTGGTGCAAGCCGTGCTCGGAAGAGGCGCCGGTGCTCGACTCGTTCCGCAAAGCCGCGCAGGACAAGGTCGAGACGCTCGCGCTGTCGATGGAGCCCGATGCCCAGAAGGACACGGACGCGCTGAAGGCGCTCGGCTCGGGCTGGACGCTGGCCTTGTCGAATCCGGCGCAGGAGGCCATCCTCGCGCGCGCGCTCGACGGAATCGACCTCCCCGCCACGCTCGCGTTCGACGCACAGGGCAGGCTTGCAGGCGGCGTGGTCGGCAAGGTGAGCGCGGAGTCACTCCAGCGCCTGGCAAATCGTGCCGGACTTCACGTTCCGTGA